In one Misgurnus anguillicaudatus chromosome 1, ASM2758022v2, whole genome shotgun sequence genomic region, the following are encoded:
- the LOC129432010 gene encoding ladderlectin, giving the protein MEVMRALVLLFLVFSVESAPAEVDCPDGWRPFGLQCYKFFSQSVNWATAEKNCQSVDANLASMRSTVEHDFLLSLVSADTSAWTGGHDGEIDGRWLWSDGSQFDFTDWCSGEPNNYQGNPENCLLINFGNNHCWNDGQCSSPMSYICAKPLGS; this is encoded by the exons ATGGAAGTCATGAGAGCTCTTGTGCTTCTTTTCTTGGTCTTTTCTGTTGAGAGTGCACCAG CTGAAGTAGACTGCCCAGATGGATGGAGACCTTTTGGTCTGCAATGCTACAAATTCTTCTCTCAGTCAGTAAACTGGGCCACAGCTGAG AAAAACTGTCAATCTGTTGATGCAAATCTCGCATCTATGCGCAGTACAGTTGAACACGACTTTCTCCTGAGTCTTGTGTCTGCTGACACATCTGCTTGGACTGGTGGCCATGATGGTGAAATT GATGGACGATGGTTGTGGTCTGATGGATCTCAATTTGACTTTACCGACTGGTGCTCTGGAGAACCTAACAATTATCAGGGTAACCCTGAGAACTGCCTACTGATAAACTTTGGCA ATAACCATTGCTGGAATGATGGGCAGTGTTCGTCCCCAATGAGCTACATTTGTGCCAAACCTCTGGGATCATGA
- the LOC129432017 gene encoding galactose-specific lectin nattectin-like isoform X2 encodes MRALVLLFLVFSVESAPAHHCPHGWTPFGVQCYKFFSQSVNWVTAEKNCQSIDANLASVRSIVENNFLLSLLVSADTRAWIGGHDAEIEGQWLWSDGSQFDFTNWCSGEPDNNKHNNPENCLEINYSNNHCWNDELCSFTMNYICAHPMR; translated from the exons ATGAGAGCTCTTGTGCTTCTTTTCTTGGTCTTTTCTGTTGAGAGTGCACCAG cTCATCACTGCCCACATGGATGGACACCTTTTGGTGTGCAATGCTACAAATTCTTCTCTCAGTCAGTAAACTGGGTCACAGCTGAG aaAAACTGTCAATCCATTGATGCAAATCTTGCATCTGTGCGCAGTATAGTGGAAAACAACTTTCTCCTGAGTCTGCTTGTGTCTGCTGACACACGTGCTTGGATTGGTGGCCATGATGCTGAAATT GAAGGACAATGGCTGTGGTCTGATGGATCTCAATTTGACTTTACCAACTGGTGCTCTGGAGAACCTGacaataataaacataataatcCTGAGAACTGCCTGGAGATAAACTATAGCA ATAACCATTGCTGGAATGATGAGCTCTGTTCATTCACAATGAACTACATTTGTGCTCATCCTATGAGATAA